Proteins encoded in a region of the Cydia pomonella isolate Wapato2018A chromosome 3, ilCydPomo1, whole genome shotgun sequence genome:
- the LOC133516502 gene encoding serine protease inhibitor dipetalogastin-like codes for MERILVFICISSLVITFHITTGRKLSLRQGPPQEEPPGPIATAHLKNCTMCPRHYKPVCASNGHWYHNPCFMACEVGDNSSIGILYEGVCRPEHMHDRIIETTEPPEKTCANSCPDEYLPVCASNLKWYNNKCLMECDNAEEALDNTYCTVTMPPIVSEEHYRANCTHCSKVYDPVCMSDGKWYYNICMMDCIRGDLRRETVLYHGKCIHFL; via the exons ATGGAGCGAATTTTGGTCTTTATTT GTATTTCTTCTCTGGTGATCACTTTTCATATTACAACTGGTAGAAAGCTCAGTTTGAGACAAGG GCCTCCACAGGAAGAGCCGCCGGGACCTATCGCCACCGCACACCTAAAAAACTGCACAATGTGCCCCAGACACTACAAGCCGGTATGCGCTTCCAACGGCCACTGGTACCACAATCCCTGCTTCATGGCGTGCGAGGTCGGCGACAACAGTAGCATCGGTATCTTGTACGAAGGTGTATGCAGACCTGAACACATGCATGACCGAATTATAGAAACGACTGAACCACCAGAAAAAACATGTGCGAATTCATGCCCGGATGAATACCTCCCGGTATGTGCAAGTAATCTCAAATGGTATAATAACAAGTGCTTAATGGAATGCGATAATGCTGAAGAAGCCCTTGATAATACATATTGCACTGTAACTATGCCTCCAATAGTATCTGAAGAACATTACAGAGCTAACTGTACGCACTGTTCGAAGGTGTATGACCCAGTGTGTATGAGCGACGGTAAATGGTATTATAACATTTGTATGATGGATTGTATACGTGGCGATTTAAGGAGAGAAACAGTCCTTTATCATGGAAAGTGTATTCACTTTTTGTAG